One part of the Anopheles coustani chromosome 2, idAnoCousDA_361_x.2, whole genome shotgun sequence genome encodes these proteins:
- the LOC131265038 gene encoding angiopoietin-related protein 7-like, protein MPNQCRCDSVQVNNDIGGFQFELLLAHLGDFQSVMEDRYESSLSQITSILERLESRMDALESRMEKRFENSTSQIMTRINQTETKIETSSSQFLDMMRHLHTKVDVLESRMKERYDNSSQIAERLEEKVDIGILNLLHQSPMHRLDKYVQDLGISTLHNPWTTIQQRVNESIGFYRNWKSYKNGFGHQEGEFWIGLQPLYQMIRSAKHELLIVLEDFDGKIKHALYDDFKIGSEDENYVLEQLGEYSGTAGNSFKFHVDMPFSTHLNGKYYQQPVVQKMLGLTWYHWHGDYYSLKSTKMMTRRGSANAD, encoded by the exons ATGCCGAACCAGTGCCGCTGTGACAGTGTTCAGGTTAATAACGACATAGGAGGATTCCAGTTCGAGTTATTGCTGGCACATTTGGGGGACTTTCAATCTGTAATGGAAGATCGTTACGAGAGCAGCTTGTCGCAGATCACTAGCATTTTGGAACGCTTGGAATCACGTATGGATGCATTGGAGTCTCGCATGGAGAAGCGCTTCGAGAATAGTACTTCACAGATAATGACTAGAAtaaaccaaaccgaaacgaaaatcGAAACCAGTTCGTCTCAGTTTCTCGACATGATGCGCCATCTGCATACAAAAGTGGATGTGCTTGAATCTCGCATGAAGGAACGTTACGATAACAGTTCCCAGATAGCGGaacgtttggaagaaaaagttgATATCGGGATTCTGAACCTTCTACATCAATCTCCAATGCATCGTTTAGACAAATATGTGCAAGATTTGGGAATAAGTACTTTGCATAATCCATGGACCACAATACAGCAACGGGTTAACGAATCGATTGGTTTTTATCGCAACTGGAAATCATACAAGAATGGTTTTGGTCACCAAGAAGGGGAGTTTTGGATTGGACTGCAGCCACTATACCAAATGATCCGATCCGCGAAACACGAATTGCTCATTGTGCTCGAAGACTTCGATGGAAAAATTAAGCATGCGCTTTACGATGACTTTAAGATCGGaagtgaagatgaaaactACGTACTCGAACAGCTGGGAGAATATTCGGGCACGGCGGGAAACTCGTTTAAATTCCACGTAGACATGCCATTCTCTAC TCATTTGAATGGAAAGTATTACCAACAACCTGTCGTGCAGAAAATGCTGGGATTGACTTGGTATCATTGGCATGGTGACTACTATTCGCtgaaatcaacaaaaatgATGACCCGTCGGGGGTCCGCGAACGCTGATTAG
- the LOC131262865 gene encoding serine proteinase stubble-like, with protein sequence MKLSLIFLAVASLAVGLTAAQSADPRPGGPRPRPGPPPPSPPHTQDDSDSDVSSSSSSSSESSADSDSSSSDDSEPEKVDIGLFRPSPRDHWWTNPRFPPISPPWRPRPPHHGGPGGGRPWWWGPPFGHRTTTVASTTVEASSTTEADSTTTAATEAASTTEEATTTEEATTTEEVTTTEEATTTEEATTTEEATTTEEATTTEEATTTEEVTTTEEATTTEESSSTTTG encoded by the coding sequence ATGAAGTTGTCCTTAATTTTCCTGGCAGTCGCCTCACTTGCGGTGGGACTTACGGCTGCACAATCTGCCGACCCTCGTCCCGGTGGTCCTCGGCCACGCCCAGGccccccaccaccatcaccaccgcacACACAAGACGATTCCGACAGCGATGTTAGCAGCAGTAGTTCTTCATCTTCTGAGAGCAGTGCCGATAGTGATTCCTCTTCTTCAGACGATTCCGAGCCGGAAAAGGTCGATATAGGCCTTTTCAGACCTTCCCCCCGAGATCATTGGTGGACGAACCCAAGGTTTCCACCGATCAGCCCACCGTGGCGTCCTCGTCCACCGCACCACGGAGGCCCCGGAGGAGGTCGACCCTGGTGGTGGGGACCACCGTTCGGACATCGTACGACCACCGTCGCTTCAACGACAGTAGAGGCGTCGTCAACGACGGAAGCCGACTCAACTACAACGGCCGCAACCGAGGCTGCTTCAACCACTGAAGAGGCAACAACTACGGAAGAGGCGACAACTACGGAGGAGGTCACCACTACGGAAGAGGCAACGACTACGGAAGAGGCAACGACTACGGAGGAAGCAACGACTACGGAGGAAGCAACAACTACTGAAGAGGCAACGACTACTGAGGAGGTAACGACCACGGAAGAGGCGACCACTACAGAGGAGTCGTCTTCCACAACAACCGGATAG
- the LOC131262878 gene encoding uncharacterized protein LOC131262878, which translates to MKCIVLCLSTLLAIGLALPAPQWPQAFGGGAFDVFQNGLSSGFNFSGAGNGTGPSLPDFSRFLPTNLTFPSLGIPTLANFSNFSVPSFFPAAGNPLGGGIPFFG; encoded by the coding sequence ATGAAGTGTATTGTGCTGTGCCTCTCGACCCTGTTAGCGATCGGGCTGGCCCTTCCGGCACCGCAGTGGCCTCAGGCTTTCGGTGGTGGCGCATTCGATGTATTCCAGAATGGCCTCTCAAGCGGGTTCAACTTTTCCGGCGCCGGCAACGGAACCGGTCCGTCGCTACCGGACTTTAGCCGTTTCCTACCAACCAATCTGACGTTCCCTTCGCTGGGCATTCCGACGTTGGCGAACTTCTCGAACTTCAGCGTTCCATCGTTCTTTCCCGCTGCCGGGAATCCCCTGGGAGGAGGCATTCCGTTTTTCGGTTAG